The following are from one region of the Edaphobacter acidisoli genome:
- a CDS encoding beta-L-arabinofuranosidase domain-containing protein: MGGHLDETWADVGPNSGWLGGTGESWERGPYYLDGLIPLAYILDDATLKAKAQRFVDWTLEHQASDGMIGPTSNNDWWPRIVMLKALTQYHEYTGDPRVIPVMSRYLRYQLASLPARPLHDWARFRWQDELLSLIWLYNRTGDSYLLDLAHMLRKQGYDWMAEFENFPYKERVTAEFLKLNQGEGLKDLALATHGVNNGQAVKTGPVWSLISGSASDRDAVVTMIAELNRYHGLPNGMFSCDEHLAGLNPSQGSELCTVVEYMFSLENSLAITGHAALGDRLEQLAFNALPGTFTDDMWAHQYNQEPNQVECSLHHKPWTTDGPESNLYGLEPNFGCCTANFHQGWPKFANSLFMLTGDQSSDANDGLVAAAYAPCEVRTIVRGVHVHILEETEYPFRDSVRLTITPDSSLRFPLQLRVPEWASGTTISVNGKQEETPKPGSFARINREWYPGDRVEIRFPMAPRAAQGFNQSVSINRGPLVFSFGIEESWVKLRDRGMTADWQVFPASAWNYALALDPNDLTKTISVTESQVGAVPFSRKQAPVELHVKACRLDSWLAEDGVANPAPQSPVHSSHTEEPLSLIPYAAAKLRISAFPQIKPSEML, encoded by the coding sequence TTGGGCGGTCACCTCGACGAGACGTGGGCCGACGTCGGACCGAACAGTGGGTGGCTCGGCGGAACAGGCGAATCATGGGAGCGGGGCCCATATTATCTGGATGGCCTGATACCGCTCGCTTATATCCTCGATGACGCAACGCTCAAAGCGAAAGCACAACGCTTCGTGGATTGGACGCTGGAGCATCAGGCAAGTGATGGGATGATCGGTCCGACATCCAATAATGACTGGTGGCCGCGCATCGTGATGCTGAAAGCCCTCACGCAGTACCACGAATACACCGGCGATCCGCGAGTCATTCCAGTGATGAGCCGATATCTCCGCTACCAGCTTGCTTCGTTGCCTGCGCGTCCACTGCACGACTGGGCCAGGTTCCGCTGGCAAGATGAGCTGCTCAGTCTGATCTGGCTCTACAACCGTACGGGCGACAGCTATCTTCTAGATCTAGCGCACATGCTCAGGAAGCAAGGCTACGATTGGATGGCTGAGTTTGAGAATTTTCCTTACAAGGAACGCGTCACCGCCGAATTTCTCAAACTCAACCAGGGTGAAGGTCTTAAAGATCTTGCCTTAGCGACGCATGGCGTGAACAACGGCCAAGCAGTAAAGACCGGTCCTGTATGGTCGCTGATCTCGGGATCGGCCAGTGATCGAGATGCTGTCGTCACGATGATCGCTGAGTTGAATCGATACCACGGCTTGCCGAATGGCATGTTCTCCTGCGACGAGCATCTTGCAGGCCTCAATCCATCCCAGGGATCTGAGCTTTGCACCGTCGTCGAGTACATGTTTTCACTGGAAAACTCGCTCGCAATCACTGGCCACGCAGCCTTGGGTGATCGCCTGGAGCAGCTCGCGTTCAATGCCCTTCCCGGCACATTCACAGATGATATGTGGGCGCATCAGTACAACCAGGAACCGAACCAGGTTGAGTGCAGCTTGCACCACAAGCCCTGGACCACCGACGGGCCTGAATCAAATCTCTATGGCCTCGAACCTAACTTCGGCTGCTGCACGGCCAACTTCCACCAGGGTTGGCCGAAATTTGCTAACAGCCTTTTCATGCTCACAGGCGACCAGAGTTCCGACGCCAACGACGGACTCGTTGCCGCTGCGTATGCTCCCTGCGAGGTTCGAACGATCGTGCGTGGCGTGCATGTTCATATACTCGAAGAGACGGAGTATCCCTTCCGCGACAGCGTGCGGCTTACAATCACCCCGGACTCCTCACTGCGCTTTCCATTGCAACTTCGCGTTCCTGAATGGGCCAGTGGAACCACGATTAGCGTCAATGGAAAACAGGAGGAAACCCCGAAGCCAGGCTCGTTTGCACGTATCAATCGCGAATGGTATCCGGGAGATCGCGTCGAGATCCGTTTCCCAATGGCTCCTCGCGCCGCTCAGGGTTTCAACCAGTCCGTTTCCATCAATAGAGGCCCACTTGTCTTCTCATTCGGTATAGAAGAAAGCTGGGTGAAGCTGCGCGACCGAGGTATGACGGCAGATTGGCAGGTCTTTCCGGCAAGCGCATGGAACTATGCACTCGCATTAGATCCGAACGATCTCACCAAGACGATATCCGTAACGGAGTCGCAAGTCGGTGCGGTTCCCTTCTCCCGTAAACAGGCTCCAGTGGAATTACACGTCAAGGCGTGCAGACTCGATTCATGGCTCGCTGAAGATGGCGTTGCAAATCCCGCGCCCCAAAGCCCAGTGCACAGCAGCCACACAGAAGAGCCTCTGTCGCTGATTCCATATGCAGCAGCCAAGCTCCGCATCAGCGCATTTCCTCAAATCAAGCCTAGTGAGATGTTGTAA
- a CDS encoding ABC transporter permease produces MHNIWLIAKREYLERVRTKSFILTTILIPLLMGGGIIVAVLTQGRPETTSRLAVVSSDQQLALDLQTELESNKDNHITVDVISPPDSTTRATLNGELGSKNLDGYLWITPATTPGARPVFSYTPRSDRAFATKEDIKAALRSVLIRERLTHQGMVASDVTALMQPVQLDTTQASKNAASTSSYITVIILFFLMYFVIMLYGMNVARSIIEEKTSRVFEVLLATITSGEIMAGKMLGVGAVGLTQVFIWLGAALLLTGVAAVQAMAGGQLHLALNAAEIIFFFVFFILGFLLYASIAAALGAMTNSEQELQQLNMVLVLPLAACFFAMGLVVTNPNSALSIILSLVPFMTPLIMYLRISIAAVPMWQIGLSIGLMLVSIYVVLWIASRIYRIGILMYGKKPNLPEILRWLKYS; encoded by the coding sequence ATGCATAACATCTGGCTCATCGCCAAGCGCGAGTACCTCGAGCGCGTCCGCACCAAGTCCTTCATCCTCACCACCATCCTCATCCCGCTGCTCATGGGCGGAGGCATCATCGTCGCCGTCCTCACGCAGGGCAGACCCGAAACCACCTCCCGCCTCGCCGTCGTCTCCTCCGACCAGCAGCTCGCCCTCGACCTCCAGACCGAGCTCGAGAGCAACAAAGACAACCACATCACCGTCGACGTCATCTCGCCGCCTGACTCCACCACCCGCGCGACGCTCAACGGCGAACTGGGCAGCAAAAACCTCGACGGCTATCTCTGGATCACACCCGCAACCACGCCTGGCGCGCGTCCTGTCTTCAGCTATACCCCGCGCTCCGACCGCGCCTTCGCCACGAAAGAAGATATCAAGGCAGCCCTCCGCAGCGTGCTCATCCGCGAGCGCCTCACCCACCAGGGCATGGTCGCCTCCGACGTCACCGCGCTCATGCAGCCTGTCCAGCTCGACACCACGCAGGCCAGCAAGAACGCAGCCTCCACCTCCAGCTACATCACCGTCATCATCCTCTTCTTCCTGATGTACTTCGTCATCATGCTCTACGGCATGAACGTCGCCCGCTCCATCATCGAAGAGAAAACCTCGCGCGTCTTTGAAGTCCTCCTCGCCACCATCACCTCCGGCGAGATTATGGCCGGCAAGATGCTCGGCGTCGGAGCCGTCGGTCTCACTCAGGTCTTCATCTGGCTCGGCGCGGCCCTCTTGCTCACAGGCGTAGCAGCCGTCCAGGCAATGGCGGGAGGCCAGCTTCACCTCGCTCTCAACGCCGCCGAGATCATCTTCTTCTTCGTCTTCTTCATCCTCGGCTTCCTCCTCTATGCCAGCATCGCCGCCGCACTCGGCGCCATGACCAACTCCGAGCAGGAGCTCCAGCAGCTCAACATGGTCCTCGTCCTTCCGCTCGCTGCCTGCTTCTTTGCCATGGGGCTCGTCGTTACGAACCCCAATTCAGCTCTTTCCATCATCCTTTCGCTCGTCCCCTTCATGACGCCGCTGATCATGTATCTGCGCATCTCGATCGCCGCGGTGCCCATGTGGCAGATCGGGTTGTCCATCGGTCTCATGCTGGTCTCGATCTACGTCGTGCTCTGGATCGCCAGCCGCATCTACCGTATCGGCATCCTCATGTACGGCAAAAAGCCCAATCTCCCCGAGATCCTCCGCTGGCTCAAATACAGCTAG
- a CDS encoding peroxiredoxin, producing MSLRINDVAPDFTAETTQGPIHFHEWIGDGWAVLFSHPKDFTPVCTTELGTMAGLEPEFKKRGVKILGLSVDPVDSHSKWAKDIEDVTGHQVKYPLIGDPELKVAKLYDMLPADSGNTSEGRTPANNAAVRTVFVIGPDKQIKLQLIYPMSTGRNFNEILRAVDSVQLTAKHKVSTPANWNPGDEIIISGAVSNEDAAKLFPGFKTVKPYIRTAAQPK from the coding sequence ATGTCATTGCGCATAAACGATGTAGCACCTGATTTCACTGCCGAAACAACCCAGGGGCCAATTCATTTTCATGAGTGGATTGGTGACGGCTGGGCTGTTCTGTTCTCGCATCCGAAGGACTTTACGCCGGTCTGCACGACTGAGTTGGGCACGATGGCTGGTCTCGAGCCTGAATTCAAGAAGCGTGGTGTCAAGATTCTAGGTCTGAGCGTGGACCCGGTGGACAGCCACTCGAAGTGGGCGAAGGACATCGAGGACGTCACGGGGCACCAGGTGAAGTATCCGCTGATCGGTGATCCGGAGTTGAAGGTGGCGAAGCTTTATGACATGTTGCCTGCTGATTCAGGCAACACGTCGGAGGGCCGCACGCCTGCGAACAATGCGGCTGTGCGCACAGTGTTTGTCATTGGGCCGGACAAGCAGATCAAGCTGCAACTGATCTATCCGATGAGCACGGGCAGGAACTTCAACGAGATTCTGCGCGCGGTGGACTCGGTGCAGTTGACGGCGAAGCACAAGGTGTCGACGCCGGCGAACTGGAACCCGGGCGACGAGATCATCATCTCAGGCGCGGTATCGAATGAGGATGCAGCGAAGCTCTTCCCGGGCTTCAAGACGGTGAAGCCGTATATCCGTACCGCTGCGCAGCCGAAGTAG
- a CDS encoding ABC transporter ATP-binding protein has translation MPIVELQHVRKAYDTKIAVEDLSFKIEPGSMFGLLGPNGSGKTSTIRMMIGITVPDSGMVSLFGQPFTRKSLNRIGYLPEERGLYKKMKAIDQLIFLAQLHGLDAVTASRRAHEWCERVDITPAIHKKTEELSKGMQQKIQFVAALLHEPELIIMDEPFSGLDPVNATVLQDILVELRNAGRTILFSTHRMDQVEKLCDNICLIHNSHLILSGSMREVKSQYPRNRVDVVFEGDNGFLNHPSIEDSRLYTGHAEIKLHSINGVPPDAQPLLADAVNRGTRIIRFEVKEPTLEEIFIEKVTASANNGGGKVNA, from the coding sequence ATGCCCATCGTAGAACTGCAACATGTCCGCAAAGCCTACGACACAAAAATTGCCGTAGAAGACCTCTCCTTCAAGATCGAACCAGGCAGTATGTTCGGCCTGCTCGGTCCCAACGGCTCCGGCAAGACCTCCACCATCCGCATGATGATCGGCATCACCGTGCCCGACTCCGGCATGGTCTCGCTCTTCGGCCAGCCCTTCACGCGCAAAAGCCTCAACCGTATCGGCTATCTCCCCGAAGAGCGCGGCCTCTACAAGAAGATGAAGGCCATCGACCAGCTCATCTTCCTCGCCCAGCTCCACGGCCTCGACGCCGTCACCGCCAGCCGCCGCGCGCACGAGTGGTGCGAGCGCGTCGACATCACCCCAGCCATCCACAAGAAGACCGAAGAGCTCTCCAAGGGCATGCAGCAGAAGATCCAGTTCGTCGCTGCCCTCCTCCACGAACCCGAGCTCATCATCATGGACGAGCCCTTCAGCGGCCTCGACCCCGTCAACGCCACTGTCCTGCAAGACATCCTCGTCGAGCTCCGCAACGCCGGCCGCACCATCCTCTTCTCCACCCACCGCATGGACCAGGTCGAAAAGCTCTGCGACAACATCTGCCTCATCCACAACAGCCACCTCATCCTCTCCGGCTCCATGCGCGAAGTGAAATCCCAGTACCCGCGCAACCGCGTCGACGTCGTCTTTGAAGGTGACAACGGCTTCCTCAACCATCCCTCCATCGAAGACTCCAGACTCTACACCGGCCACGCCGAGATCAAGCTCCACTCCATCAACGGCGTACCGCCCGATGCGCAACCGCTCCTCGCCGACGCCGTCAACCGCGGCACCCGCATCATCCGCTTCGAAGTCAAGGAGCCCACCCTCGAAGAGATCTTCATCGAGAAAGTCACCGCATCAGCCAACAACGGGGGAGGCAAGGTCAATGCATAA
- a CDS encoding lactonase family protein, whose protein sequence is MTERQRMTLRWAMEAVFAALLPALMGCGGFFPPLPNSGGGGGGSTGNYVYVANAGRNSIGGFAIGTNTLTKVPSSPLTLGYSPTALAITPSNSFLYVAGPSSINAYTINSNGSLTTPSGGGTAAIATVVSLDVSPDGNWLIGLDGIQQVLDVYEINTSTGGLTLAATVTYPVATGTTWVPRMVRVAPNGSLIFAALGTAGDAVFNFNTSTGVTTYSQSLNPTTVTSDNALAVDSGTTYLYVARSGVGPGVAVYSIGNGGKLTSVTGSPFAAGTQTYSIVLSKAGTNVYAANRADSTISGYSIGTNAALTQLTGSPYSSGQQVTAIGVDSSGKYLLAAANGGSPDLTMYSFDTTTPGKLVSATSIATDTDPANPVAIALTH, encoded by the coding sequence ATGACCGAGCGACAACGAATGACCTTGCGGTGGGCGATGGAGGCAGTGTTTGCCGCTTTATTGCCAGCTTTGATGGGCTGCGGCGGCTTCTTTCCTCCGTTGCCCAACAGCGGAGGAGGTGGCGGGGGCTCGACTGGAAATTACGTCTACGTTGCCAACGCGGGGCGAAACTCTATTGGCGGTTTCGCCATCGGCACGAACACGCTGACAAAGGTGCCGAGCTCACCGCTCACACTCGGTTATTCGCCGACGGCCCTTGCCATTACGCCCTCGAACAGCTTCCTCTACGTTGCTGGCCCCTCCAGCATCAATGCGTATACGATCAATTCGAATGGCTCGTTGACGACTCCATCCGGAGGTGGCACGGCGGCCATCGCGACTGTCGTCTCGCTCGATGTCTCGCCGGATGGTAACTGGCTCATCGGTCTCGATGGCATCCAGCAAGTGCTCGACGTCTATGAGATCAACACCTCTACGGGAGGTCTCACACTTGCCGCCACTGTAACGTACCCCGTTGCTACAGGCACAACCTGGGTTCCGCGTATGGTGCGTGTTGCACCCAACGGCTCACTGATTTTTGCGGCGCTTGGTACGGCAGGGGATGCTGTCTTCAACTTCAACACCTCAACCGGCGTGACGACCTACAGCCAATCGCTTAACCCAACGACTGTTACCAGTGACAACGCGCTCGCCGTCGATAGCGGCACAACCTATCTCTACGTCGCCCGCAGCGGCGTTGGCCCTGGCGTGGCTGTTTACTCGATCGGCAATGGCGGAAAGCTTACTTCGGTTACGGGTTCGCCATTCGCGGCAGGCACGCAAACGTACTCCATTGTGCTCAGCAAGGCGGGAACGAATGTTTATGCGGCGAATCGTGCCGATTCGACGATCTCCGGCTACTCTATTGGGACCAACGCCGCGCTGACGCAGTTGACGGGCTCGCCTTACTCAAGCGGCCAGCAGGTTACAGCCATCGGTGTTGATTCTTCTGGCAAGTATTTGCTGGCCGCAGCTAATGGAGGGTCGCCCGATTTGACCATGTACAGCTTCGACACAACAACTCCCGGTAAGCTCGTTTCGGCGACTAGCATCGCGACAGATACTGACCCCGCAAATCCGGTAGCCATTGCGTTGACGCACTAG
- a CDS encoding PhzF family phenazine biosynthesis protein, with protein sequence MSNTPAAPRKAHQAYDYSLVDVFAEQPLAGNQLAIFSDARGLTTEEMQSLARETNLSETTFILPRDTATEREHGVQVRIFTVAEELRFAGHPTLGTASWLHWNHPTLASASEITLDLPIGPIAVRFTPSGLDDFGIFGTMQQNNPIFGEVHDRVALAKALGLSIDDLDPNLPAQTVSTGMPFCIVPLRSLEVAARLAIPQHTASTYLERRDAKFFHCVTRAATQSGADWHARMQFYNGEDPATGSASGCFISWLVQHKLAATGQQVIIEQGVEMRRPSRIHASATREGDKVTKVFVGGRTIPVANGRFFLP encoded by the coding sequence ATGTCAAATACACCTGCAGCACCGCGTAAAGCGCACCAAGCCTATGACTACTCGCTAGTCGACGTCTTCGCCGAGCAGCCGCTCGCGGGAAACCAACTCGCCATCTTCTCCGATGCGCGCGGCCTCACCACCGAAGAGATGCAGTCGCTAGCCCGCGAGACCAATCTTAGCGAAACCACCTTTATTCTCCCGCGCGACACCGCTACCGAACGCGAGCATGGCGTCCAAGTCCGTATCTTCACCGTCGCCGAAGAGCTTCGCTTCGCCGGGCACCCGACCCTCGGCACCGCCTCCTGGCTCCACTGGAACCACCCAACACTCGCGAGCGCATCCGAGATCACACTCGACCTTCCCATCGGCCCCATCGCCGTCCGCTTCACGCCATCAGGCCTCGACGACTTCGGCATCTTCGGCACCATGCAGCAAAACAACCCTATCTTCGGTGAAGTCCACGACCGCGTTGCACTCGCCAAAGCACTCGGCCTTTCCATCGACGACCTCGACCCCAACCTCCCCGCACAAACCGTCTCCACCGGAATGCCGTTCTGTATCGTGCCGCTCCGCTCACTCGAAGTCGCCGCGCGCCTAGCCATTCCGCAACACACAGCCAGCACCTACCTCGAACGCAGAGACGCAAAGTTCTTCCACTGCGTCACTCGTGCAGCGACGCAATCCGGAGCCGACTGGCACGCGCGTATGCAGTTCTACAACGGGGAAGATCCTGCCACCGGCTCCGCCTCCGGGTGCTTCATCTCCTGGCTCGTTCAGCACAAACTCGCGGCAACCGGCCAACAAGTCATCATCGAACAAGGTGTCGAGATGCGACGCCCCAGTCGCATTCATGCGAGCGCGACACGTGAGGGTGACAAGGTGACAAAAGTCTTCGTCGGAGGCCGCACCATTCCCGTTGCAAACGGGCGCTTTTTCCTACCGTGA
- a CDS encoding lysophospholipid acyltransferase family protein: MPQTFTPKQRLALAIVPRVASFVIRCLGMTLRYRDVCHPGPFPGYDTPPPGVFAFWHSCLLTCAWRFRNRKVAVLISQSYDGELIARTVERLGFIAIRGSSSRDGSVGLRNLQRAYLEGHFCAITADGPRGPAEIAKPGVTQLGKLVNSNIITFHAHPDRAWQLRSWDQFLIPKPFSRVTIGWILDVPAEQPAVQSALNQAVKLSRQK; encoded by the coding sequence GTGCCCCAGACCTTCACGCCGAAGCAGCGCCTCGCACTCGCCATTGTCCCGCGCGTTGCGAGCTTCGTCATCCGCTGCCTCGGCATGACGCTCCGCTACCGCGACGTCTGCCATCCCGGCCCATTTCCCGGTTACGACACACCGCCCCCTGGAGTCTTCGCCTTCTGGCACTCGTGCCTGCTCACCTGTGCCTGGCGCTTCCGCAACCGCAAAGTCGCCGTCCTCATCAGCCAAAGCTACGATGGCGAGCTCATCGCCCGCACCGTCGAGCGCCTCGGCTTCATCGCCATCCGCGGCTCCAGCTCACGCGACGGCTCCGTCGGCCTCCGCAACCTCCAACGCGCCTATCTCGAAGGACACTTCTGCGCCATCACAGCCGACGGTCCTCGCGGCCCCGCCGAGATCGCCAAACCCGGGGTCACGCAACTCGGAAAACTCGTGAACAGCAACATCATCACATTCCACGCCCACCCCGACCGCGCGTGGCAGCTCCGCTCCTGGGACCAATTCCTCATCCCCAAGCCCTTCTCCCGCGTCACCATTGGCTGGATACTCGACGTGCCCGCTGAACAACCCGCCGTCCAGTCCGCCCTCAATCAAGCCGTCAAACTCTCCCGGCAAAAATAA
- a CDS encoding response regulator — protein sequence MRPKKTILCVDNNEQALSVRTFLLETRGYRVIPALSSQHALEVVEQSVPGSIDLLLSDLIMPQMDGNELVRRAKQLHPGLPSMIVSGTVNAFDRAMHADVFLPKGASSAAEMIERIRVLVARKRGPKKAIHPTLTQKPEAHVYATAS from the coding sequence TTGAGACCCAAGAAGACTATTCTCTGCGTAGACAACAACGAACAGGCACTCTCCGTCCGTACCTTTCTACTTGAAACTCGCGGCTACCGTGTCATCCCTGCACTCAGCTCGCAGCACGCGCTCGAGGTCGTTGAGCAATCCGTCCCCGGCTCCATCGACCTTCTTCTCTCCGACCTCATCATGCCCCAAATGGACGGCAACGAGCTCGTCCGCCGCGCCAAACAACTCCACCCGGGCCTGCCCTCAATGATCGTCTCTGGCACCGTCAACGCCTTCGACCGCGCCATGCACGCCGACGTCTTCCTGCCCAAGGGCGCGTCCTCAGCCGCAGAGATGATCGAGCGCATCCGCGTCCTCGTCGCCCGTAAGCGCGGCCCAAAGAAGGCTATTCATCCCACACTCACACAGAAGCCAGAAGCTCATGTCTACGCCACCGCCTCGTAG
- the recG gene encoding ATP-dependent DNA helicase RecG codes for MIELSTPVKYVKRVGDRVAAELAKRGVETVEDLLYHLPFRYEDRLNPMPIRNLQAGTMASVIGEVRGSVVLYTKRMPLFEMTVGQGLDTVKCVWFHGSYLRDTFKAGQMVALYGRLEASRSSAGKFKMLQPQFEILPDHAGPEAEFASLEVGRIVPVYESLGGTTTRGAKLSSKWLRRVIWGILQDMEEAKADSSAPLRNGNANLETLPAGLLERLKFPDRLAALRAVHFPEAGTPMAELMGARTPGHRRLIFEELFYLELGLELKRRRLREREGTAFATGPGVRDALKQVLPFHPTAAQKRVLGEIVDAMRRPHPMRRLLQGDVGSGKTIVAMQAALVAMENGYQAAMMAPTEILATQHYLSARKLLGDAVSPRTGRPYRVTLLTGSLDDAAKREARGRIFRGETDLAIGTHALIEDKVDFANLGLVIVDEQHRFGVQQRFRLMKKPGALDPDVLVMTATPIPRTLAMTLYGDLDVSVIDELPPGRTPIVTRRTTEERAEDVWGFVKKQVAEGRQAYIVYPVIEGARDDQPELDFPRDEKEEAEKKEEGKGKKGRAKAAKSVALFAPKPALRSATEMYEELRSGALTGLRLGLLHGRLSADEKDVVMRRFQRGEIDVLIATTVIEVGVDVPNASVMVIEHAERFGLAQMHQLRGRVGRGAAKSYCILMTGGRVSDEAEARLNAMVSTQNGFELAEMDLQLRGPGEFFGTRQAGMPEFRVANLLRDRAVLELAKAEAERFVSQVDLTISQGERAAVWERLKVQWQRKYGLVEA; via the coding sequence GTGATTGAACTTTCTACACCGGTCAAATATGTAAAGCGGGTGGGGGATCGCGTTGCGGCGGAGCTGGCTAAGCGCGGCGTCGAGACCGTTGAGGACCTGCTGTATCATCTGCCGTTTCGGTATGAAGACCGGCTGAATCCGATGCCGATACGGAATCTGCAGGCCGGTACGATGGCTTCGGTGATCGGCGAGGTGCGCGGGTCGGTGGTGCTGTATACGAAGCGGATGCCGCTGTTTGAGATGACTGTGGGCCAGGGGTTGGACACGGTGAAGTGTGTCTGGTTTCACGGCAGCTATCTGCGCGATACGTTCAAGGCTGGACAGATGGTGGCTCTGTATGGGCGGCTGGAGGCCTCGCGGTCGAGCGCGGGGAAGTTCAAGATGCTGCAACCGCAGTTTGAGATTCTGCCCGACCATGCGGGGCCGGAGGCGGAGTTTGCTTCGCTGGAGGTGGGGCGGATTGTGCCGGTGTATGAGTCGCTGGGTGGGACGACGACTCGTGGGGCAAAGCTCAGCTCGAAGTGGCTGCGGCGGGTGATCTGGGGGATTCTGCAGGATATGGAGGAAGCAAAAGCAGATTCCTCCGCTCCGCTACGGAATGGAAATGCAAATTTAGAGACTTTGCCCGCTGGGTTGTTGGAGCGTCTGAAATTTCCTGATCGGCTTGCGGCGTTGCGGGCGGTGCATTTTCCTGAAGCGGGGACGCCGATGGCTGAGTTGATGGGGGCGCGGACTCCGGGGCATCGGCGGCTGATCTTTGAGGAGCTTTTTTATCTTGAGCTGGGATTGGAGCTGAAGCGGCGGCGGCTTCGCGAGCGCGAGGGCACAGCGTTTGCTACCGGGCCGGGCGTGCGGGATGCGTTGAAGCAGGTGTTGCCGTTTCATCCGACGGCGGCGCAGAAGCGCGTATTGGGCGAGATTGTAGATGCGATGCGGAGGCCGCATCCGATGCGGCGATTGCTGCAGGGCGATGTGGGTTCGGGCAAGACGATTGTGGCGATGCAGGCGGCGCTGGTGGCGATGGAGAATGGCTATCAGGCGGCGATGATGGCGCCGACGGAGATTCTGGCGACGCAGCATTATCTGTCGGCGCGGAAGCTGCTGGGGGATGCGGTGTCGCCGCGGACGGGAAGGCCGTACAGGGTGACGCTGCTGACGGGGTCGCTGGATGATGCAGCGAAGCGCGAGGCGCGGGGAAGGATCTTTCGCGGCGAGACTGACCTGGCGATTGGGACTCATGCGCTGATTGAGGACAAGGTGGACTTCGCTAATCTTGGTTTGGTGATTGTCGATGAGCAGCATCGGTTTGGTGTGCAGCAGCGGTTCAGGTTGATGAAGAAGCCGGGCGCGCTTGATCCGGATGTGCTGGTGATGACGGCGACGCCGATTCCGCGGACGCTGGCGATGACGCTTTATGGTGACCTGGATGTGAGCGTGATTGATGAACTGCCGCCGGGGCGGACGCCTATTGTTACGCGGCGGACGACAGAGGAACGTGCTGAAGATGTTTGGGGGTTTGTAAAGAAGCAGGTTGCGGAGGGGCGGCAGGCTTATATTGTGTACCCGGTGATTGAAGGAGCGAGGGATGATCAGCCGGAGTTGGATTTTCCGCGGGACGAGAAAGAGGAAGCGGAGAAGAAGGAAGAGGGGAAAGGGAAGAAGGGAAGGGCCAAGGCTGCGAAGTCAGTAGCTCTGTTTGCGCCGAAGCCTGCTTTGCGTTCGGCGACGGAGATGTATGAGGAGTTGCGTAGCGGGGCGCTGACCGGGTTGCGGCTGGGATTGCTGCATGGACGATTGAGCGCGGATGAGAAGGATGTGGTGATGCGGCGGTTTCAGCGCGGCGAGATTGATGTGCTGATTGCGACGACGGTGATTGAAGTGGGCGTGGATGTGCCGAATGCTTCGGTGATGGTGATTGAACATGCGGAGCGGTTTGGGCTGGCGCAGATGCATCAGTTACGCGGGAGAGTAGGGCGCGGTGCGGCGAAGAGCTATTGCATTCTGATGACCGGCGGGAGGGTGAGTGACGAAGCAGAGGCTCGTCTGAACGCGATGGTGTCGACCCAGAATGGATTTGAGCTGGCGGAGATGGATCTGCAACTACGAGGACCGGGGGAGTTTTTTGGAACGCGACAGGCGGGGATGCCAGAGTTTCGGGTGGCAAATCTTCTGCGCGATCGTGCTGTGCTGGAGCTGGCGAAGGCTGAGGCGGAGCGGTTCGTTTCGCAGGTGGATTTGACTATCTCTCAGGGAGAACGCGCTGCGGTATGGGAGCGGTTGAAGGTGCAGTGGCAGCGTAAGTATGGACTGGTTGAAGCTTGA